A stretch of DNA from Longimicrobium sp.:
ACGTCCCCCCACCCCGACGCGGACTTCGTAGACGACGCACTCGCGCAGGCCCGCATCCCCCCACCAGCCGACGCGGACCGGTAGCAGCACCCCAGGCTGGGATCCATGGCCGGACACCAGGTATTCCACGACCCCAGCGGCGGCCGGCGCCGGCTGGTGGCGCGCCTCGGCGCGGGCGCCGCGCTGGCGGTGGCCGTGGTCACCACCCTCTTCGTCCTCACCCTTCTCGCCATCCCGGTGCTCCCGCGGGTGCCGGGGCTCGACGCCGTCCAGCAGCGGCTGCGCCCGCGCGGCGCGCCGCTGCTGTTCGGCACGCGCGCGCAGGTGGCGCGGCACCACATGCACCTGGCGCGGCTGGCGCTCTGGCGCGAGATCCGCCGCGAGGAGCGCGCGAAGGCCGCCCCGCGCCGCCCCCTCTCCGAACCCGTGGTCGCCGGCTTCTACGCGCCCTGGCAGCGCACCGCGCTCAGCTCGCTTCGCGCCAACGCCGACCGCATGACGCACCTGATGCCCGGGTGGCTGCACCTTGGCCCCGACGGCGCGGCGACCGACACCACCGACTGGGATCCCCGCCTCACCCCCGCCAACCTGGAAGTCGTCCGCATCGCCCGCGCGCACGGGCTGCGGGTGGAGCCGGTGCTCAGCAACGCGGCCAGCTCCGCCTTCGACCCCGCGCGCGCCGACTCGCTCCTGGGCGACCCCGACACGCAGCTGCGGGTTGCCCGCGCCACCCGCGACTGGCTGCTGGCGCACCGCTTCGAGGGGCTGAACCTGGACCTGGAGAACCTGTCGGACGAGGGATACCGCCAGCTTCCCGCGCTGGTCGGCCGCTTCGCGCGGACGCTGCACGCGGCGGGGCTCACGCTCTCGGTCGACGTGGAGCCCGCCAAAGCGCAGGTGCCGCTCGAGGCCGTCGCCCGCGAGGCCGACCTGGTGGTGGCGATGGTCTACGGCGAGCACTCCCCCGGTGGCGACCCGGGGCCCATCGCGTCGGCCGCGTGGGCGCAGCCGCTGCTGGAGACGGAGCTGCGCCGCATCCCCCGCGACAAGCTGGTGCTGGGGATCGGGAACTACGCCTTCGACTGGGCGGACGACGGAAAGCCCGCCGCGCCGCTCACCTACCAGTCGGCGCTGCAGCTGGCGCACGCCGCGCGCGCCGATTCGGCCGCCGGCGAGCCGGTGGACTTCGACGCCGACGCGCTGAACCCCACCTTCGACTACGAGGACGCGGGCGGCCACGGCCACGAGGTGTGGATGCTGGACGCCGTCACGGCGTACAACCAGTGGCTGCTGGCCCGCGGCCTGGGCGTGCGCGGTGCCGCCCTCTGGGCGCTGGGATCGGAAGATCCGGAGGTGTGGACCTTCCTGGACCGCCGCCGCCTCGCCGCGCCCGCCGATCCGGCCGCGCTGCGGCGGGTGCGCTTCCCGTACGAGATCGAGTTCACCGGGCAGGGCGAGATCCTTTCCGTGGCCTCCACTCCGCGCGACGGGAGCCGCACGCTGGCGGTCGATCCGCAGAACGGGCTCGTCACCGACGAGCGCTACACCGCCGTCCCCTCGTCGTTCGTGGTGCACCGCAGCGGCTTCCACGCCGGGTGGGTGGCGCTCACCTTCGACGACGGGCCCGACGGCGAGTTCACCGGCGAGGCGCTGGACACGCTGAAGGCGCTGCGGGTGCACGGCTCGTTCTTCCTGGTGGGCGAGAACGTGGAGCGGCACCCCGGGCTGGTGCGGCGGATGTGGGCCGAGGGGCACGACATCGGCAACCACTCGTTCACCCATCCCAACATGGCGGCCATCGGGCCGCGCCGGGCCGAGCTGGAGCTGAACGCCACGCAGCGCGGGCTGCAGGCCATCATCGGCCGCTCCACCCTCCTCTTCCGCCCGCCCTACAATGCCGACGCCGAGCCGCAGACCGCCGAGCAGCTGGACCCCATCGTGGCCGCGTCGCGCCTCGGGTACGTCACCGTGGGCGAGCTGGTGGACCCTCAGGACTGGCGGCTCACCATGCCGGGACCGGACGGCGCGCCCGTCTCCCGCACGGCGGAGGACATCGCGGAGACCGTGGTCGGGCAGGTGCGCGGGGGACGCAGCAACGTGGTCCTCCTGCACACCGCCGGCGGCGACCGCAGCGCCACCATCGCCGCGCTCCCCCTCATCGTCCGCACGCTGCGCGGCGAGGGATACCGCTTCGTCACCGTCTCGCAGCTGCTGGGTGTTCCCCGCGCCGCCGTGATGCCCGCCGTCCCCGCGACCGACGAGACGCTGCTGGGGCTGGACCGGGTGACGTTCGGGACCTGGTTCACCATGGCCAACCTGCTCGGAACCGCCTTCGTCCTGGCCATCATCCTGGGCATCGGCAGGGGGATGGTGCTCACCGCGCTCGCCGTCGCCGCCCGCGTGCGCGAGCGGCGGCGCGGGGCACCCGCGGAGTTCGCGCCGCCGGTGAGCGTCTTGATCGCCGCCTTCAACGAGGAGACGGTGATCGCGCGCACGGTCGCCAGCGTCCTCGCCAGCCGCTACCCCGGCTTCGAGGTCATCGTGGTCGACGACGGCTCGATGGACGGCACCGCGGACGAGGTGGAGCGCGCGTTCGGCGGCGACCCGCGGGTGCGCCTTTTCCGCCAGCCCAACGGCGGCAAGGCGGCGGCGCTGAACCGCGCGATGCACGAGTCGCGCGGCGAGATCGCCGTCTGCTTCGACGCCGACACCGAGGTGGAGCCCGACGCGCTGCGGCTGCTGGCGCGGCGCTTCGCGGACCCGCGCGTGGGCGCCGTCGCGGGGAACGTGAAGGTGGGGAACCGGGTGAACCTGCTCACCCGGTGGCAGTCCATCGAGTACGTCACCAGCCAGAACCTGGACCGCCGCGCGTACGCCCTGCTGAACGCGGTCACGGTGGTCCCCGGCGCGGCGGGGGCGTGGCGGCGCGCGGCGGTCGACGCCGTCGGCGGCTATCGCGGCGACACGCTGGCCGAGGACATGGACCTCACCTTCCGCCTGCGCCGCGCCGGATGGCGCATCGAGAACGAGCCCGCCGCCATCGCGTGGACCGAGGCGCCCGAGCGGATGCGCAGCCTCTTCCGGCAGCGCTTCCGCTGGAGCTTCGGCACGCTGCAGGTGCTATGGAAGCACCGCCGGGGGCTGGGGAAGGATGGGTGGTTCGGCCGCGCGGTGATGCCGTCGCTCTGGATCTTCCAGGTGCTGCTCCCCATCCTCGCCCCGCTGGTGGACCTGCAGATGGGGTACGCGCTGCTGCAGTTCGCCACGGCTTGGGTCACGCGCGGCGTGTACAGCGCGGACTGGCGGCCGCTGGAGCAGAGCAGCCACACGCTGGCCACGCTCGGCTTCTTCTACGCGCTGTTCTTCGCGGTCGAGCTCCTCCTCGCCTTCGTCGCCTTCCGCTTCGACCGCGAGAAGGTGCGGACGCTCTGGTGGCTCTTCTGGCAGCGCTTCCTGTATCGCCAGCTGATGTACGCCGTCCTCTGGCGCGCGCTCACGGGCGCCCTGCGCGGCGTGGCCCACGGCTGGAACAAGGCCGAGCGCCGCGGCACCGTCGTCGCCGCGATCACGGGAACGTAGGGAAGTACGAAAGTACGAGAGTACGGAGGTACGGAACGGCGGCGGGCCGGGCGCGATCCTTCGATGCGCCCGGCCCGTCTCGCGTGCCGCCGTAGCCGCGGCTTCAGCCACAGTTCCGATCGATCCCGATCCGCCCGATCTCCCTCGCATCCACGGCGCTTCCCGCGTCTCCGCGTCCTCCGCGTGAGATCCAGCGATGCCGGCCGTCGCGCGAGGACGGCTGTCACCGCTCCACGGCCACGTCATCCTCCCCGCGCCCGCCGGAAGAGGCGATGCGCTGCGACGCCTGGACCATGCGCAGGAACTCGCCGCGATAGCCGCCGCGGTCGTCGCCCAGCGCGCCGCGGGCCAGGTCGGCCACCGCGCCGTAGCTCGCCGCGCCGCGGAAGCGCGAGCCGCGCAGCAGCATCCCCCACTCCGCCACCGCCGCCGCGAACCGGAAGTCCGCCGACGTCGCACTCAGCGCACCGCCGCGGTCGTGCAGAGGGTGCACCAGCAGCCGGCTCACGTCACCGTCGGGCGCCTTGTAGCGCAGCTTCACCGTCAGCAGCTCGCCGCTGGCCGCCGCGCCGGTGGGGCCGCGCGGCTGCTGGTAGCGCAGGGGGTCGGTGCCCCGCGCGGGGTTGTCGGGCGCGTCGGCGGGGACGACCTCGTACAGCGCCGTCACCGCGTGCCCGGCGCCCAGCTCGCCCGCGTCCTTGCGGTCGTCGTTGAAGTCCTCGGCGGCCAGCAGCCGGTTCTCGTATCCGATCAGCCGGTACGCCTTCACCCGCGCGGGGTTGAACTCCACCTGCACCTTCACGTCCTTGGCGATGGTGAACAGGGTGCCGCCCATCTCCCCCACCAGCACCTTTCGCGCTTCGGCGATGCCGTCCAGGTACGCGTAATTGCCGTTCCCGCGGTCGGCCAGCTGCTCCATCTTCGCGTCCTGCAGGTTCCCCGTCCCGAAGCCCAGCACGGTCAGGAAGATGCCGGACGCGCGCTCCTGCTCGATCAATTGCACCAGCTCCGCGTCGCTGCTCACGCCCACGTTGAAGTCGCCGTCCGTGGCCAGGATCACGCGGTTGTTCCCCCCGCGGACGAAGGCGTCGCGCGCCAGGCGGTAGGCCAGCCGGATCCCCTCCGCGCCGTTGGTCGATCCGGAGGGCTGCAGCGTCTGGATCGCGTCGCGGATGCGGTCCTTCTCGCTCCCGCGGGTCGGCGGCAGCACCATCCCCGCCGCGCCCGCGTACGCCACGATCGAGACGCGGTCCTGCGGGCGCAGGTTGTCGACGAGAAGTCCGAACGCCTCCTTCAGCAGCGGCAGCTTGTTTGGCTCGTCCATCGAGCCCGAGACGTCCACCAGGAAGACCAGGTTCGCGGGCGGGAGCGACGCCGCGTCCATCCGCCGCCCCTGCAGGCCCACGTGCACCAGCCGGTGCGCGGGGTTCCACGGCGCCGGCGCCACCTCGGTGGTGATGGAGAACGGCGCGTCGCCCCGCGGATCGGCGTAGTCGTAGTCAAAGTAGTTCACCAGCTCCTCGATGCGCACCGCGTCGCGCGGCGGCATCCGCCCCTCGGCCATCACGAAGCGGCGCACGTTGGCGTACGAGGCCGCGTCCACGTCGATGGCGAAGGTGGAGAGCGGGTCGGCGCCCGCGTCCTTGAACTCGTTCTCGGCGATCGGGTTGTACTGCTCGCGGCTGAACCCGCTGTCGACCATCGCGTAGCCGCCGGACGCCGAACGGGTGTCCGCCGCCACGCCGCTCGCGTTCGCCGGCGCGACCAGCTCCTGGTATCCCTTCACAACGGGTGGCGGCATCTCCTGCGCGACCACGTCGGGCGCGGACGAAGGCTCGGTCCGCTCCTGCTTGGAGCAGGCGGCCAGCGCGAGGATGCAGAGGAGGAGCGGAGTGGGGATTCGTGCGGTGCGCATGCGGTGCCTTCCGGTCAGGAGTGGGCGAATGGGCCTCGCGCACCGCGGCCGGCATGCGGCCACGGCGTGCACCGGGAGGGGGCATCGGGCGTTCCGGCCGCGTGGCCGTGACCCAAGTGCATCTCCCGATTGCGGTTGAGTCCCTTCCGAACCGGTTCGGCGGAGATCGCGGCCCGCGTTCAGTGCACGTCCACTGAACCCGTCCGCGCGTTCATTGAACGGCGCTGGGGGATGAGATTCTGACGGTGGATGGAGATCGGGCCGCGCGGAGGTGCTCGCCCTCCCCCTCCGTTTCCTCCGTTCCCTCCGTGTGATTCGATTCTGTTCAGCGGTCGATCAGATGAGCGCCGCGGCCTCCGGATGCCGCCGCCGCACCTCGTCCGCCACCTCCGCGTCGTCGCCCATCATGCGGAAGTCGGCGAAGTCGAACCCGGGGCCGACGGCGCAGGTCACCAGCGTGTACGCGCCCGTCGTCCGCGCCGCCTGCCACTCGCCCGCGGGGACCACCGCCGCCGCCTCCACGCCCTCGCCCGGCGCGCCCAGCCGCTCGCGCGTGAAGCCGTCCAGCGCGGCGGGAATGCGGAACAGCTCCAGCGCGTCGCCCTCCACCCAGCTCCACGCCTCGTCGGAGGCGACGCGGTGCCACCGGCTCGCCCCGCCGTCCGCGAGCAGGAAGTAGATCAGCGTCAGCCCGCTCCGCGCCGGCCGCGCGTCGAACGGCTGCACGCGGCGCGCGGAGCGGAAGATCTCGCGATAGAAGCCGCCCTCGGGGTGCGGCTGCAGCCCCAGGCGGCGCACCAGCTCGTCGGCGCGTGAATGCACGGTGTCCTCTCCCGGTTCGGATCGCGTCCCATCGCGGGACACGCAGGCCACCAACCTGCGCGCGCCGCGCGGCCCGCGAAAGTGCGAACGCGGCACGGCGCCTCGCATCTCCCGTCGCCCGATGCACTCCGCCACGCTCGCGCGAGTCTTGCGGCAAAATCCGGAAGATCGGGGCGTGGAGACAGGGAGCGCGGTGCGGCGGGGCTTCCCTCCGCGCCCCACGGAGGTCACTTTCAGGGAAACAACCGTACGCGCGGAGAGTAAGAAAGCACCGCCTCCGCGCGTTACAGGCTGCCACGCCGCGCCGTCCCGGCGCCCGCTGATCCATTCATCCGGAGAACACCGCCCATGCCCGTACGTGGCATCCGCCGAGCTTTCGTCCTGCTGGGGTGCGCCGCCGCCCTGGCCGCCTGCAGCAGCGACTCCACCTTTCCCGCCGAGGCGTCGGGGAGCTTCAAGCTCACCTCGGTGAACGGGAACGCGCTGCCGTTCCAGCTCCCCGGCCTCCCGGCCGGCACCTCGGCGCGGCTCGAGGCAGGCTCGCTGGTCATCCTGGACAACGGCCGCTTCACCGAGACGCTGCAGTACTTCCTGGTCACGCCAGACAAGCCGCAGGGCGCGCCGTCCACGGCCATCACCGTCGGCGACGCCAGCGGGGGCGGCGGCAGCATCACCTTCGAGCCGCGGTTCGAGGACTCGTGGAACGCGTCGTACACCGCCACCACCGTCACCTACTCGCGGCAGGCGAACTCCAACGTCACGCTGTCGTTCGTCTTCACCCGCAACAACTGATCGGCCGCCCCGCGCGGCGGCCGGGAGGCAAGGCCATGCCCCGTGCACTCCGGACCACGCTGGCGCTCGTGCTGCTGCTGGCGCCCGCCGCCTGCGGCCGCGGCGGCAACGCGTCGGCCAATCCCCGCCCGCGCCCGCCGCGCACCTTCGTCACGGTCACGAACCGCGACTTCCGCGCGTACACCGTGTACGTCACCAACAACCTGCAGCGGCAGCGGCTGGGCACGGTGCAGCCGGTGTCCAGCGCCAC
This window harbors:
- a CDS encoding cupin domain-containing protein, producing the protein MHSRADELVRRLGLQPHPEGGFYREIFRSARRVQPFDARPARSGLTLIYFLLADGGASRWHRVASDEAWSWVEGDALELFRIPAALDGFTRERLGAPGEGVEAAAVVPAGEWQAARTTGAYTLVTCAVGPGFDFADFRMMGDDAEVADEVRRRHPEAAALI
- a CDS encoding glycosyltransferase, with the translated sequence MAGHQVFHDPSGGRRRLVARLGAGAALAVAVVTTLFVLTLLAIPVLPRVPGLDAVQQRLRPRGAPLLFGTRAQVARHHMHLARLALWREIRREERAKAAPRRPLSEPVVAGFYAPWQRTALSSLRANADRMTHLMPGWLHLGPDGAATDTTDWDPRLTPANLEVVRIARAHGLRVEPVLSNAASSAFDPARADSLLGDPDTQLRVARATRDWLLAHRFEGLNLDLENLSDEGYRQLPALVGRFARTLHAAGLTLSVDVEPAKAQVPLEAVAREADLVVAMVYGEHSPGGDPGPIASAAWAQPLLETELRRIPRDKLVLGIGNYAFDWADDGKPAAPLTYQSALQLAHAARADSAAGEPVDFDADALNPTFDYEDAGGHGHEVWMLDAVTAYNQWLLARGLGVRGAALWALGSEDPEVWTFLDRRRLAAPADPAALRRVRFPYEIEFTGQGEILSVASTPRDGSRTLAVDPQNGLVTDERYTAVPSSFVVHRSGFHAGWVALTFDDGPDGEFTGEALDTLKALRVHGSFFLVGENVERHPGLVRRMWAEGHDIGNHSFTHPNMAAIGPRRAELELNATQRGLQAIIGRSTLLFRPPYNADAEPQTAEQLDPIVAASRLGYVTVGELVDPQDWRLTMPGPDGAPVSRTAEDIAETVVGQVRGGRSNVVLLHTAGGDRSATIAALPLIVRTLRGEGYRFVTVSQLLGVPRAAVMPAVPATDETLLGLDRVTFGTWFTMANLLGTAFVLAIILGIGRGMVLTALAVAARVRERRRGAPAEFAPPVSVLIAAFNEETVIARTVASVLASRYPGFEVIVVDDGSMDGTADEVERAFGGDPRVRLFRQPNGGKAAALNRAMHESRGEIAVCFDADTEVEPDALRLLARRFADPRVGAVAGNVKVGNRVNLLTRWQSIEYVTSQNLDRRAYALLNAVTVVPGAAGAWRRAAVDAVGGYRGDTLAEDMDLTFRLRRAGWRIENEPAAIAWTEAPERMRSLFRQRFRWSFGTLQVLWKHRRGLGKDGWFGRAVMPSLWIFQVLLPILAPLVDLQMGYALLQFATAWVTRGVYSADWRPLEQSSHTLATLGFFYALFFAVELLLAFVAFRFDREKVRTLWWLFWQRFLYRQLMYAVLWRALTGALRGVAHGWNKAERRGTVVAAITGT
- a CDS encoding VWA domain-containing protein encodes the protein MRTARIPTPLLLCILALAACSKQERTEPSSAPDVVAQEMPPPVVKGYQELVAPANASGVAADTRSASGGYAMVDSGFSREQYNPIAENEFKDAGADPLSTFAIDVDAASYANVRRFVMAEGRMPPRDAVRIEELVNYFDYDYADPRGDAPFSITTEVAPAPWNPAHRLVHVGLQGRRMDAASLPPANLVFLVDVSGSMDEPNKLPLLKEAFGLLVDNLRPQDRVSIVAYAGAAGMVLPPTRGSEKDRIRDAIQTLQPSGSTNGAEGIRLAYRLARDAFVRGGNNRVILATDGDFNVGVSSDAELVQLIEQERASGIFLTVLGFGTGNLQDAKMEQLADRGNGNYAYLDGIAEARKVLVGEMGGTLFTIAKDVKVQVEFNPARVKAYRLIGYENRLLAAEDFNDDRKDAGELGAGHAVTALYEVVPADAPDNPARGTDPLRYQQPRGPTGAAASGELLTVKLRYKAPDGDVSRLLVHPLHDRGGALSATSADFRFAAAVAEWGMLLRGSRFRGAASYGAVADLARGALGDDRGGYRGEFLRMVQASQRIASSGGRGEDDVAVER